AAAGCCAATCGCTGAAGATCACCTCGGAACGCGTTGACTGGCTAGAAGAGACGCAGAAATATGGGAAAGAGCAATATCGCGGCTCGTCCTCCGAGACGCCGCGGCAAACGCAGATCACCACCGCCACCGGCGCCGGCTCTGATCATTGGCTCATTCGCGACGAGGCGGAACGCTACGGGCCGCAGGATCTGTTGATGATCAAATGGGCGGAAGACGATTGGAGTAATTTCGATCGAAAAATCTATTTAAAATTCGATTTGTCAGGCGTCGACGTCAAGCAGGTTTCTGAGGCTGTACTTAGCGTCACCGCCTCGGATACGCAATTGGGATTTGCATCGCGGATGCCGGATGCGACTTATGCGGTTTACGCCGTCACCAATGATCAGCTCGATTACTGGGAGCCCGACACGCTGACCTGGAAAAACGCCCCGGCCAATGTCGATGCGGCCGATCGGCTCGATATTACCCAAACGCAAATGGTAGGTCGGTTCCAGATTCCTCACGGTCAGAAACATGGCTTGTTTTCGATCGACTCGCCGGCGTTGTTGGATATTGTCCGACATGATGCGAATCGGCTCGTCACCTTGGTGATCGTTCCTGAAACGCAGGAGGCGAAAGGAGACGCGTTGGTGCATGGTTTCGCGAGTGGAAACCATGCAACTTTGCCTCCCCCGACCCTCCGCTTAACAATGGCGGATGCGCCCTGACCGTGGTGAAGTAACGACTCAATAATTCCACTCAATCGTGTCGTTGGCGTTACATCTCTTGCTTGGCCATCCAGGGAATCATTCGCTGGAACGCTTCTTCGATCTTCTCCATTGAGGTCGAATAGCTGATTCGGAGCGAATTGATGCAGCTTTCTCCGAACGCTTCGCCGGGGACGACGCAAACGCCGATCTCTTCCAGCATCCGTAAGGCCAGAGTGCTGCCGTTGCAGGTCCGCGGCAACGACGGAAAGATGTAGAATCCTCCCTGCGGCCAATAGCCGGTCAGGTTGGGCGTTTCGCTGACCAATTTCACCACGCGATCTCTGCGGCGGCGATATTCTTGGACCATCTCGTCAACGCAAGCGGTTGGCCCTTGCAGCGCCGCGATGCCTGCCCACTGGGCCGGCGTGTTCGCTACGGTGGTGGTGAACATGTGGTAGCGGCGCAACATTTTGATCGCTCCTTGACTGGAAACGATCCAGCCGATGCGGAGTCCCGGCATCGCATAGGTTTTCGAGAAACTGCTCGCGATCATCACATGATCCAAGTCGGACGTATGCCGCAGCACGCTCGCATATTCCAGGTCGTCAAGAATCAGATGGTCGTACACTTCGTCGCTGATCACCCGAATCCCTTGATAAGCGGCTTCTTGCACGATGGCCTCGATCGTCTCCGGCGGATAGACCGTCCCGGTCGGATTGCTGGGCGAATTCAAGATGATCGCAAACGTGCGGGGGCCGATCGCGTCAATCACTTCCTGCGGGTCAAGCTGGTGCCCGTTTTCCGCCCGGGTGGGGATCGCTTTGACTTCGCCGCCATGCATTCGAACCAAGGGAGCGTAGAGCGGGAAGGTCGGATCCGGAATCAAAAATTGCCGACCCGGCGCCGAGGTCACGCTGATCGCCAGGTACATCGCTTCGGTCGCGCCGGTCGTGATCAGGATGTTATCCTCGGTGATCTCCCGCTCTGTACGCGCCGAGTAGTACTTGGCGAGCTCCGTCAGTAGTTCGGGGAGCCCGGCGTCCATGGTGTAGCCGAGATGGCCCGCTCGCAGCGCGTCGATATGCGCTTCGACAATATGTTGCGGACATTGAAAGTCCGGCTGGCCGATCGAAAGATGGATGACGTCCTTCATCGTCGCCGCCAGGTTGACCATACGCCGAATCCCAGGGACCGGCAACGCGCGCAACGCTGGGCTCCATTCCATCGCCTCATCGTTAGAGGGGATCTTCAGTCCGTCCTGCAGTTTCTCGCTCCTGGGATTAGTCATGGCGCATTACTCCTCGTGATTGGGCGGATAGATGATTTCGATAAGCGGGATGCGAGAGTAAGACTCAATCGCATCTTGAGCTCGTTGCCGTTTTTCCTTCGCAGAACAGATTGCGCACTTTTCGTTTCACGCTTAATGCAACCTTAGCCGCATTTGCACGGTTTCGTCGATAGTGCAAGTGGGGTAACCTGAAGAAAAGTTTCCCCGACGTCGGCGGCGACGTGACAGCATGCGCCGCCTGATCGATCTTTTCGCATTCCACAGGAGCAAGCCCCTTGTCCGTCATTGATAACGCTCGACTTGAGCAAGCGCTTGAGGAATTAGGCATAACGACGCGAGACAATTACGCTCTCCCCTCTTCAAATGGTTCCTTTGTTGATGGCGGTCACTTTCGGATCGAAATCGCTGGGGTCGAACGACTCTCTGCGTTAGAAACGATGCTCGAAGAAGCGGAAAAGCTGAACGTTCCCATTCATCGCATCATCGCGACCGTCGGCGGCGCGACGTTTCTCACGCAGGGAGAACTGAACCAGTTTGCGGCTCTTGCGCGGGAAAAGAAGATCGAAGTCATCATGACGTTGGGACCGCGCCGCGGTTGGGATACCGGGCGACAAATCGCAACCAGCGAGGGGATCGTTTCCGGCATGCGGCTGCGCGGCGTCGATAGCATTCGGCATTGGTTGAAAGATTGCGATCGCTGTTTGGAAGCCGGTTTTCGCGGGTTTCTCGTTCCTGACGAAGGGTTGCTATCGTTGGTGAGTGAGCTGCGCGAGAAGGCGGTGATTCCTGCAGAAACCATTTTCAAGCTATCGGTGTTCGCCGGGCACGCAAATCCGGCCGGAGCGAAACTCGCCCAAAAACTGGGCGCCAACAGCTTCAATCCGTTGGCCGATTTGACTCTGCCGATGCTCTCTAGCATTCGCAGCGCGATCGACATTCCGATGGATATCTATTTGTGCCTGGTCAACGCGATGGGCGGCTTCGTGCGGTTTTACGAAGCGGCCGAGATCGCGCGGTTGTGTGCGCCTTGCTATTTCAAAATCGAACCAGGTCCGTCGGAAGAACTGATCTACGCTCCCTGGAACACGCGCGAGTATCACGACGCCCAGATTCGCGAACGCGTTCGCAACGCGGCGGTCGTGATGGAATTGATCGAGCGCGAAGGAGCGCCGGTGAAATGCTCTCCCGTCGGCGGCGGCGATTTGGTGATTCCTCGCTAGCGGAACGGCGTCTGTTTCTCTCCTTTCACCAACGGAAGACATGCGAATGACCCCGGAATCGACTCAAATCGCTGACATGACAGCCGGTGAAATGACGGCCCTGTTTCAATTGGGCGAACTTTCTCCGGTAGAAGCCGCTCAGGCATGTCTGCAGCGCGTGCATGACCACAATCCAAAAGTCAACGCCTACAATCTGCTCAACGAAGAACTCACCTTCGAGGCCGCTCGCTATTCCGAAGAACGGTGGCGATTGGCGACGCCGCTCGGACCGATCGACGGCGTTCCGGTCGCGGTGAAAGATATCTTTCTCACGCAAGGATGGCCAAATCGCAAGGGTTCGCTGTTAACCTCGCCCGAACCGCAACTCGTCGACGCTCCGGCCATCGCCGCGCTGCGCCGCAATGGGTTCGTCCCGTTGGGGCGCACGACGACGCCTGAGTTTGGTTGGAAAGGCGTAACCGACAATCCGCTGGACGGCGTCACTAGCAACCCGTGGGATCCAACCAAAGTCTCAGGCGGATCCAGCGGAGGGAGCGGCGCCGCGGTTGTTTTGGGAATGGGGCCGTTGGCCTTGGGGACCGACGCCGGCGGTTCGATCCGCATTCCCGCCGGTTTTTGCGGCGTCGTCGGTTTCAAACCGACCCACGGCTTGTGCCCGATGTGGCCGCCGAGCGCCTTCGATCCACTGGCCCACGTCGGGCCGATGACCTGGACCGTGGCCGATAACGCGCTGTTGCTCGACGCGCTGGCCGAGCCTGACTCGCGCGACGTCACGTTGCCAGCCAACCAGGTTTCGTTCCGCGACGCGTTGGAAGACGCCGACGTGGCGGGCCTGCGGATCGCGTTTAGCGCCAACCTTGGTTTTGTCGACGTCGATCCCGAAATCGCCGCGGCCGTTGCAGCGGCGGCGAGCCAGTTTGAAGAAGCGGGCGCGATCGTCGAAACATGCGACCCCGGTTTTTCCGATCCGTTGGAAGCGTTCAATCGGCTCTTCTACGCCGGAGCGGCGAACGCGCTGCGAGATATTGGTCCCGAAGATCGCGCAAAGATGGATCCCAATCTGATCCATGTCGCGGAGTGGGCGACTGGGCTCACTTTGCTCGAATTTATGCAAGCACGTAATGAACGAGCGGCTCTCATCGAGCGAATGAGCAAGTTCCATCAAAAGTGGGACCTGCTGTTGACCCCCACGCTGCCGATTCCCGCCTTTGACGCGGGGCTCGAAGTTCCCCAAGGCTGGCCGCACGAACGTTGGCCAACCTGGACGCCGTTTACCTACCCGTTCAACATGACCGGGCAACCGGCGATCTCCGTTCCGTGCGGATTTACCAAGTCAGGGCTGCCGATCGGCTTGCAGATTATCGGCCCGCGACATGCAGACGTCTCGGTGATTCAGGCCGCCCATTTCTATCAACAGGTCCGACCGCTGACGTCCATTCGTCCCGCTTGGATCAGTTCAACCTAATCCCACCGCTTGCAATTTTAAACGGAACATTTCGCTCATCGCCAGCACTTCGTCTGGCGTGAACTGCTCGGCCCGCGCGTCAGGTTGCAGTCCATTCGCTTCGATTACTTCATCGACCTGGGTCTTGTCGAGTCGATCTTTGAACGCACT
The nucleotide sequence above comes from Blastopirellula sp. J2-11. Encoded proteins:
- a CDS encoding pyridoxal phosphate-dependent aminotransferase — its product is MTNPRSEKLQDGLKIPSNDEAMEWSPALRALPVPGIRRMVNLAATMKDVIHLSIGQPDFQCPQHIVEAHIDALRAGHLGYTMDAGLPELLTELAKYYSARTEREITEDNILITTGATEAMYLAISVTSAPGRQFLIPDPTFPLYAPLVRMHGGEVKAIPTRAENGHQLDPQEVIDAIGPRTFAIILNSPSNPTGTVYPPETIEAIVQEAAYQGIRVISDEVYDHLILDDLEYASVLRHTSDLDHVMIASSFSKTYAMPGLRIGWIVSSQGAIKMLRRYHMFTTTVANTPAQWAGIAALQGPTACVDEMVQEYRRRRDRVVKLVSETPNLTGYWPQGGFYIFPSLPRTCNGSTLALRMLEEIGVCVVPGEAFGESCINSLRISYSTSMEKIEEAFQRMIPWMAKQEM
- a CDS encoding amidase — its product is MTPESTQIADMTAGEMTALFQLGELSPVEAAQACLQRVHDHNPKVNAYNLLNEELTFEAARYSEERWRLATPLGPIDGVPVAVKDIFLTQGWPNRKGSLLTSPEPQLVDAPAIAALRRNGFVPLGRTTTPEFGWKGVTDNPLDGVTSNPWDPTKVSGGSSGGSGAAVVLGMGPLALGTDAGGSIRIPAGFCGVVGFKPTHGLCPMWPPSAFDPLAHVGPMTWTVADNALLLDALAEPDSRDVTLPANQVSFRDALEDADVAGLRIAFSANLGFVDVDPEIAAAVAAAASQFEEAGAIVETCDPGFSDPLEAFNRLFYAGAANALRDIGPEDRAKMDPNLIHVAEWATGLTLLEFMQARNERAALIERMSKFHQKWDLLLTPTLPIPAFDAGLEVPQGWPHERWPTWTPFTYPFNMTGQPAISVPCGFTKSGLPIGLQIIGPRHADVSVIQAAHFYQQVRPLTSIRPAWISST